The window GATCTTGTCAAACTCGCTGGCATAGGATAATTCTTCTTCAGCCTTTGCTACACGGGTTTTAATAGTTTCAGCATCATCTGTGTTTCTTGAAATCAATCTTCGTTCCAATTCTTCAATGGAAGGTGGTTCTATAAAAATAGACAATGCTTTTTCTCCGAAGTATTTTTTCAGGGAGATTCCTCCTTTTACATCTACATCAAAAATAACAACTTTTCCTTGATTCCAGATCTTTTCCACTTCAGATTTTAAAGTACCGTAATATTTATCAGTGTACACTTCTTCATATTCTACAAAAGCATC of the Chryseobacterium capnotolerans genome contains:
- the gmk gene encoding guanylate kinase encodes the protein MDKVIIFSAPSGSGKTTLVKHSLETFPELEFSISCTTRQPRGSEMHAVDYHFLTPDEFRQKISEDAFVEYEEVYTDKYYGTLKSEVEKIWNQGKVVIFDVDVKGGISLKKYFGEKALSIFIEPPSIEELERRLISRNTDDAETIKTRVAKAEEELSYASEFDKIVINSDLDEAKREIESLIKSFINN